The following nucleotide sequence is from Terriglobales bacterium.
ATGAGCGCCTCGCGCTGGAAGCGAACGAGTTGGTCGAAGCTTTGCCAGGCGCGCAGGCGTACCAATGCGATGTCTCCAATGATGCCGAGATCAATCAATTATTCGAGCAGCTCAAGTCCCGATATGGGAAGCTGCATACGTTGGTGCACAGCGTAGCATTTGCTCCGCCGGATGAATTGAAGAACGATTTCATCTTCACTACGCGTGAAGGTTTTCGCATTGCCCACGATGTAAGTGTTTATTCGCTCATCGCACTCTGTCGCGCAGCGGCTCCGCTAATGACAGAAGGCGGAAGCGTGATCACGCTCAGCTACTACGGCGCGGAGAAAGTTGTGCCGCGATATAACGTGATGGGCGTGGCGAAGGCTGCGCTGGAAGCCTCTGTACGCTATCTAGCTTCCGATTTGGGACCGCAAAAAATTCGCGTGAACGCCATCTCTGCCGGGCCGATCAAAACTCTCGCCGCTCGTGGAATTTCGGGACTGGGCGACATGCTCAAGGCTCATGCCGAACGCGCGCCGCTCAAGCGCAATATTGAAGCTGCGGAAGTCGGCGACGCCGCGCTGTATCTCGCTTCAGACCTGAGTACGGGCATTACTGGCGAGACGATCTACGTGGATTGCGGGTACAACATTATGGGGTTCTAGCTCTTTTTGTTGTCTTGTCATTCCGAACGAAGTGAGGAATCCCTACTGACACGAAAATGTTTCGGCGTGGTAGGGATTCCTCGCTGCGCTCGGAATGACAGCTCCGCATCGTGAAGCACTCATGACCAAGCACTGTTTAGTCGTTCTCCTGCTCGCAACCGCCGTCCTCGCCCAGCTTCCCAGCTTTCCCGATCTGACACACCCGCAGGACTACGCCCTGCATCGCACCTCGAGCTACGATCGCAGCGGCGGCAACGCCGACTTCCGCGAAGTTCCGGCGGGCGGCACTCTAACGCTGCTCGATGAAAACGGCCCGGGAGAGATCACGCACATCTGGATGACGATCGCCACTCGCGACCGCGATCACCTGAAAGCCATTGTGCTGCGCATGTACTGGGATGGCGAGCAGACTCCGTCAGTCGAAGCGCCCGTCGGCGACTTCTTCGGACTCGGCCTCGGCACCTATCACGAATATCAATCGGCACCGCTAGCTGTAGGCTCAATCAAAGCTCTGAACTGTTTCTTCCCTATGCCGTTCCAGAAGCACGCTCGCATTACCGCCACCAACGAAGGCTCGATTCCGGTCGGAGCCTTCTACTTCAACATCGACTGGCGTGGGTACAGCAAACCTCTGCCGCCGGACACGCTGTACTTCCACGCGCAGTTCCGCCAGACTGCTCCCAATATGGGATGGACGAATCAGTGGACCTCGAACGGCGATCCTAAGGTAAATGACCGCAAGAATCTCGATGGCGCAGGCAACTACACGTTTCTCGAAGCGCAAGGCCGCGGACAGTTCGTCGGCGTCACTCTGTCCGTGCTGCAGAACCAGGACGGCTGGTGGGGCGAAGGCGACGATATGTTCTTCATCGACGGCGAGCAACGTCCGTCGATTAACGGCACTGGATCGGAAGACTATTTTCTAGGAGCATGGGACTTCGGCGACCGCCCATTCTCATACTTACTGTTCGGCGCACCGGTGAAAGGTGAGGAGAAAGCGGGCAGCGAGTCATCCGTCTATCGTTTTCATCTCGACTCGCCGATTCCATTCACAAAGTC
It contains:
- a CDS encoding glycoside hydrolase family 172 protein, with the protein product MTKHCLVVLLLATAVLAQLPSFPDLTHPQDYALHRTSSYDRSGGNADFREVPAGGTLTLLDENGPGEITHIWMTIATRDRDHLKAIVLRMYWDGEQTPSVEAPVGDFFGLGLGTYHEYQSAPLAVGSIKALNCFFPMPFQKHARITATNEGSIPVGAFYFNIDWRGYSKPLPPDTLYFHAQFRQTAPNMGWTNQWTSNGDPKVNDRKNLDGAGNYTFLEAQGRGQFVGVTLSVLQNQDGWWGEGDDMFFIDGEQRPSINGTGSEDYFLGAWDFGDRPFSYLLFGAPVKGEEKAGSESSVYRFHLDSPIPFTKSLRATIEHGHANHRSDNYYSVAYWYQNEPHAPFPPMPPLSDRLLKLFPVGGPGNAGK
- a CDS encoding enoyl-ACP reductase, which codes for MINMQARVAVVFGIANKRSIAWAIAQKLQAAGATLAITYQNERLALEANELVEALPGAQAYQCDVSNDAEINQLFEQLKSRYGKLHTLVHSVAFAPPDELKNDFIFTTREGFRIAHDVSVYSLIALCRAAAPLMTEGGSVITLSYYGAEKVVPRYNVMGVAKAALEASVRYLASDLGPQKIRVNAISAGPIKTLAARGISGLGDMLKAHAERAPLKRNIEAAEVGDAALYLASDLSTGITGETIYVDCGYNIMGF